A genomic segment from Curtobacterium sp. MCSS17_007 encodes:
- a CDS encoding mannose-1-phosphate guanylyltransferase — protein MADALEDFYAIIPAGGIGSRLWPLSRADAPKFLHDLTGSGTSLLRQTWDRLAPLAGDQRIMVVTGRAHRAAVEAQLPGVADHNVVLESEPKDSTAAIGLAAAILRRREPDVVIGSFAADHVIGDARGFRRSVRDAVAAARAGYVTTIGITPTEPAIGFGYIHADEAALDVEGTSTVHAVKSFVEKPDLDTARRYLDDGSYLWNAGMFIARADVLLAEIGRTKPELLAGIEELAAAWDTSSRGAVVDAVWPGLEKIAIDYTVAEPAAAAGRMAIVPGDFDWDDVGDFASLAKLQSGGRANNLAVLGDGARILADSSSGIVVAHSQRLISLIGVEDIVVVDTPDALLVTTSENAQRVKGVVDALKLSGRGDVL, from the coding sequence GTGGCAGACGCACTCGAGGACTTCTACGCGATCATCCCGGCCGGCGGCATCGGCTCCCGGCTCTGGCCGCTCTCGCGCGCCGACGCGCCGAAGTTCCTGCACGACCTGACCGGTTCCGGCACCTCGCTCCTGCGGCAGACCTGGGACCGGCTCGCACCGCTCGCCGGGGACCAGCGGATCATGGTCGTCACCGGTCGGGCGCACCGAGCCGCCGTCGAGGCGCAGCTGCCCGGCGTCGCCGACCACAACGTCGTGCTCGAGAGCGAGCCGAAGGACTCCACGGCCGCGATCGGCCTGGCCGCGGCGATCCTCCGTCGTCGTGAACCCGACGTGGTGATCGGCTCGTTCGCCGCCGACCACGTCATCGGCGACGCCCGTGGCTTCCGGCGGTCGGTGCGCGACGCCGTCGCCGCGGCACGGGCCGGGTACGTCACGACGATCGGGATCACCCCGACCGAGCCCGCGATCGGGTTCGGCTACATCCACGCCGACGAAGCGGCGCTCGACGTCGAGGGAACTTCGACCGTGCACGCGGTGAAGTCCTTCGTCGAGAAGCCCGACCTGGACACCGCGCGTCGGTACCTGGACGACGGGTCGTACCTCTGGAACGCCGGCATGTTCATCGCACGGGCCGACGTGCTGCTCGCCGAGATCGGCCGCACGAAGCCCGAGCTGCTCGCCGGCATCGAGGAGCTCGCCGCCGCGTGGGACACCTCGTCGCGCGGTGCCGTGGTGGACGCCGTGTGGCCGGGGCTCGAGAAGATCGCGATCGACTACACGGTCGCCGAGCCGGCCGCGGCGGCCGGTCGCATGGCCATCGTGCCCGGCGACTTCGACTGGGACGACGTGGGCGACTTCGCCTCGCTCGCGAAGCTGCAGTCCGGCGGGCGGGCGAACAACCTCGCCGTGCTCGGCGACGGCGCGCGCATCCTCGCCGACTCGTCGAGCGGCATCGTCGTGGCGCACAGCCAGCGACTCATCTCGCTCATCGGCGTCGAGGACATCGTCGTCGTCGACACCCCGGACGCGCTGCTCGTGACCACGAGCGAGAACGCGCAGCGGGTGAAGGGCGTGGTGGACGCGCTGAAGCTGAGTGGTCGGGGGGACGTGCTCTGA
- a CDS encoding glycosyltransferase family 1 protein: protein MSARSVERGTSQRTVAVVTESFLPTLNGVTTSVLAVLDHLERRGHRAVVIAPDTPGLAQFRSKTQVERYRSFDVHRVPAVAYRQFPVALPHPVLDTILAASGADVLHAASPFLLGGRAITAAGRLGIPSVAVFQTDVAGFARRNGLTATVPLVRRILGRIHAGASLTLAPSSATAAMLAEDGVPRVARWGRGVDTVLFHPDRRRSAHVRAARRRIAPGGETIVGYVGRLAPEKEVERLAELGGVPGLRLVVAGGGPSRATLERRLRHLDVTFTGPLRGDALADAYAMLDVFVHTGPAETFGQTLQEAHASGLPVVAPAAGGPVDLVAPGLDGELYDPDVPQALRRAVLGLVQDPAAASRMGSAGRLRVEGTTWEAVGDQLLAHHDTARTIGAVPAAPRSLRVGWDENVSARA from the coding sequence ATGAGCGCACGCAGCGTGGAGCGCGGCACGTCCCAGCGGACCGTCGCCGTCGTGACCGAGAGCTTCCTGCCCACCCTCAACGGCGTGACCACCAGCGTCCTCGCGGTCCTCGACCACCTGGAGCGCCGCGGCCACCGCGCGGTCGTCATCGCGCCGGACACCCCCGGCCTCGCCCAGTTCCGGTCGAAGACGCAGGTCGAGCGGTACCGGTCCTTCGACGTGCACCGGGTGCCGGCCGTGGCGTACCGTCAGTTCCCGGTCGCGCTCCCCCACCCTGTGCTCGACACGATCCTCGCCGCCTCCGGCGCTGACGTGCTGCACGCGGCGAGCCCGTTCCTGCTGGGCGGTCGCGCGATCACGGCGGCCGGGAGGCTCGGCATCCCCTCCGTCGCCGTCTTCCAGACCGACGTGGCCGGGTTCGCCCGCCGCAACGGCCTGACCGCGACCGTCCCGCTGGTCAGGAGGATCCTGGGGCGCATCCACGCCGGGGCGTCGCTCACGCTCGCCCCGTCGAGCGCGACCGCCGCGATGCTGGCGGAGGACGGCGTGCCGCGCGTCGCCCGCTGGGGGCGCGGCGTGGACACCGTGCTCTTCCATCCGGACCGTCGTCGTTCCGCGCACGTCCGTGCCGCACGACGGAGGATCGCACCCGGCGGCGAGACGATCGTCGGGTACGTCGGGCGGCTCGCGCCGGAGAAGGAGGTCGAGCGGCTCGCCGAGCTCGGCGGCGTCCCCGGCCTCCGGCTCGTGGTGGCCGGCGGCGGGCCGTCGCGGGCGACCCTCGAGCGTCGGCTGCGGCACCTCGACGTCACGTTCACCGGACCGCTGCGCGGCGATGCCCTGGCTGACGCGTACGCGATGCTCGACGTCTTCGTGCACACCGGTCCGGCAGAGACCTTCGGTCAGACCCTGCAGGAGGCGCACGCGAGCGGCCTGCCCGTCGTCGCCCCTGCTGCCGGCGGCCCCGTGGACCTCGTCGCCCCGGGGCTCGACGGCGAACTCTACGACCCCGACGTGCCGCAGGCGCTCCGTCGTGCCGTGCTCGGACTCGTCCAGGACCCGGCTGCGGCCTCCCGGATGGGCTCGGCAGGACGGCTCCGGGTCGAGGGCACGACGTGGGAGGCGGTGGGCGACCAGCTCCTGGCGCACCACGACACGGCCCGCACGATCGGCGCTGTGCCGGCCGCTCCTCGCAGCCTCCGTGTCGGGTGGGACGAGAACGTCAGCGCGCGCGCATAG
- the sdhC gene encoding succinate dehydrogenase, cytochrome b556 subunit encodes MAEQTAGGTTVVEPEVTIEAPRASRRLEGTLYRGSTGMWSWVLHRITGVAIYFFLLVHILDTALVRLSPEAYNAVIGTYKTPLMNLGEIALVMAIVFHALNGLRIILVDFWSKGPKYQRTMFWVVLVVWAVLIAGFLPRQLMNLVADFQ; translated from the coding sequence ATGGCCGAGCAGACCGCAGGCGGGACGACGGTGGTCGAACCCGAGGTGACGATCGAGGCGCCCCGCGCCTCTCGGAGGCTCGAGGGGACCCTGTACCGCGGCTCCACGGGCATGTGGTCGTGGGTGCTGCACCGCATCACCGGTGTGGCGATCTACTTCTTCCTGCTCGTGCACATCCTCGACACGGCGCTCGTCCGGCTGTCGCCGGAGGCCTACAACGCCGTGATCGGCACGTACAAGACGCCGCTGATGAACCTCGGTGAGATCGCACTCGTCATGGCGATCGTGTTCCACGCGCTCAACGGGCTGCGGATCATCCTGGTCGACTTCTGGTCGAAGGGTCCGAAGTACCAGCGCACCATGTTCTGGGTCGTCCTGGTCGTGTGGGCCGTCCTGATCGCGGGCTTCCTGCCCCGTCAGCTCATGAACCTCGTCGCGGACTTCCAGTAG
- the sdhD gene encoding succinate dehydrogenase, hydrophobic membrane anchor protein gives MTTQIVEPPRSAAAARRTTNWEKWGWIYMRASGVLLVVLIFGHLFVNMVAGEGVKQIDFAFVAGKWANPFWQVWDSLMLVLALIHGSNGMRTIINDYVAKPGIRKTLLLAVLIACVALIVLGLLVCWTFDPCPAGAAAADLPSFCPAQ, from the coding sequence ATGACCACACAGATCGTCGAGCCGCCTCGTTCGGCCGCAGCAGCCCGCCGCACCACCAACTGGGAGAAGTGGGGGTGGATCTACATGCGCGCCTCGGGCGTCCTGCTCGTCGTGCTCATCTTCGGGCACCTCTTCGTCAACATGGTCGCCGGCGAGGGCGTCAAGCAGATCGACTTCGCCTTCGTCGCCGGCAAGTGGGCCAACCCGTTCTGGCAGGTCTGGGACTCGTTGATGCTCGTCCTCGCGCTGATCCACGGCTCGAACGGCATGCGGACGATCATCAACGACTACGTCGCGAAGCCCGGCATCCGGAAGACCCTGCTGCTCGCGGTGCTCATCGCCTGCGTCGCGCTGATCGTGCTCGGCCTGCTCGTCTGCTGGACGTTCGACCCGTGCCCCGCCGGCGCCGCCGCTGCCGACCTGCCGTCGTTCTGCCCGGCGCAGTAG
- the sdhA gene encoding succinate dehydrogenase flavoprotein subunit: MTETTVHHHQHDIVIIGAGGAGMRAAIEAGPKAKTAVISKLYPTRSHTGAAQGGMAAALANVEEDSWEWHTFDTIKGGDYLVDQDAAEILAKEAIDAVIDLENMGLPFNRTPEGKIDQRRFGGHTRDHGKSPVRRACYAADRTGHMILQTLFQNCVKLGVEFHNEFYALDLVMVDVTGDDGVTRQQPAGVVAYELATGELHVFHAKAVIFATGGFGKMYKTTSNAHTLTGDGVGIVWRQGLPLEDMEFFQFHPTGLAGLGILLTEGARGEGAILRNASGERFMERYAPTIKDLAPRDIVARCMVQEVAEGRGAGPNKDYVLLDCTHLGAEVLETKLPDITEFARTYLGVDPVVEPVPVMPTAHYAMGGIPTNTNAEVLYDNTTVVPGLYAAGECACVSVHGSNRLGTNSLLDINVFGKRSGNNAAEWVQTAEFLPLPEDPAAGVRGMLDQLRASTGTERIAVLRKELQDEMDKNAQVFRTDESLGKMTETIHTLRERFRNVAVQDKGKRFNTDLLEAVELGFLLDLAEVVVFSARNRKESRGGHMRDDYPKRDDENYMQHTMAYLTGDPHSSLADDHITLDWKPVVVTRYEPMERKY, from the coding sequence GTGACCGAGACCACCGTCCACCACCACCAGCACGACATCGTCATCATCGGCGCAGGCGGTGCCGGCATGCGTGCCGCCATCGAAGCCGGGCCGAAGGCGAAGACGGCCGTCATCTCGAAGCTGTACCCGACGCGCTCCCACACCGGTGCGGCGCAGGGCGGCATGGCTGCGGCCCTGGCGAACGTCGAGGAGGACTCGTGGGAGTGGCACACCTTCGACACGATCAAGGGCGGTGACTACCTGGTCGACCAGGACGCCGCGGAGATCCTGGCGAAGGAGGCGATCGACGCCGTCATCGACCTCGAGAACATGGGCCTGCCGTTCAACCGCACGCCCGAGGGCAAGATCGACCAGCGACGCTTCGGCGGGCACACCCGCGACCACGGCAAGTCACCCGTCCGCCGAGCCTGCTACGCCGCGGACCGCACGGGCCACATGATCCTGCAGACGCTCTTCCAGAACTGCGTCAAGCTCGGCGTCGAGTTCCACAACGAGTTCTACGCGCTCGACCTCGTCATGGTGGACGTGACGGGCGACGACGGGGTCACCCGCCAGCAGCCCGCCGGCGTCGTGGCCTACGAGCTCGCGACCGGTGAGCTGCACGTCTTCCACGCCAAGGCCGTGATCTTCGCGACCGGCGGCTTCGGCAAGATGTACAAGACCACCTCGAACGCCCACACGCTGACCGGCGACGGCGTCGGGATCGTCTGGCGCCAGGGCCTGCCGCTCGAGGACATGGAGTTCTTCCAGTTCCACCCGACCGGCCTGGCGGGCCTCGGCATCCTGCTCACCGAGGGCGCCCGCGGCGAGGGCGCCATCCTCCGCAACGCCTCGGGCGAGCGCTTCATGGAGCGCTACGCGCCGACCATCAAGGACCTCGCGCCCCGTGACATCGTCGCCCGGTGCATGGTGCAGGAGGTCGCGGAGGGCCGGGGTGCCGGGCCGAACAAGGACTACGTCCTGCTCGACTGCACGCACCTCGGTGCCGAGGTGCTCGAGACGAAGCTCCCGGACATCACCGAGTTCGCCCGCACCTACCTCGGCGTCGACCCGGTCGTCGAGCCGGTGCCCGTGATGCCGACCGCGCACTACGCGATGGGCGGCATCCCGACGAACACCAACGCCGAGGTGCTGTACGACAACACCACCGTCGTACCCGGCCTGTACGCCGCCGGCGAGTGCGCCTGCGTGTCGGTGCACGGCTCGAACCGCCTCGGCACGAACTCGCTGCTCGACATCAACGTCTTCGGCAAGCGCTCCGGCAACAACGCCGCCGAGTGGGTGCAGACCGCGGAGTTCCTGCCGCTCCCCGAGGACCCGGCCGCCGGTGTCCGCGGCATGCTCGATCAGCTCCGCGCCTCGACCGGCACCGAGCGCATCGCGGTCCTCCGCAAGGAGCTGCAGGACGAGATGGACAAGAACGCGCAGGTGTTCCGCACCGACGAGTCGCTCGGCAAGATGACCGAGACGATCCACACCCTGCGCGAGCGGTTCCGCAACGTCGCCGTGCAGGACAAGGGCAAGCGCTTCAACACCGACCTGCTCGAGGCCGTCGAGCTCGGCTTCCTGCTCGACCTGGCCGAGGTGGTCGTCTTCTCCGCGCGGAACCGCAAGGAGAGCCGCGGCGGCCACATGCGCGACGACTACCCGAAGCGCGACGACGAGAACTACATGCAGCACACCATGGCGTACCTGACGGGCGACCCGCACTCGTCACTCGCCGACGACCACATCACGCTCGACTGGAAGCCCGTCGTCGTGACGCGGTACGAGCCGATGGAGAGGAAGTACTGA
- a CDS encoding succinate dehydrogenase iron-sulfur subunit → MTDTLVSDSPRTDTVQSAPPGSFPVTIIVRRFDPDVDDEPRWQDFDVMMLPTDRILDALHQIKWEQDGSLTFRRSCAHGVCGSDAMRINGRNRLACKTLIKDLDVSKPIYVEAIKGLPLEKDLVVDMEPFFQSYREVQPFLQASSKPEKGKERVQSVADRARFDDTTKCILCAACTSSCPVFWTDGQYFGPAAIVNAHRFIFDSRDDSANVRLDILNDKEGVWRCRTTFNCTDACPRGIQVTKAISEVKQAIMRGGV, encoded by the coding sequence ATGACCGACACCCTGGTCTCCGACAGCCCGCGCACCGACACCGTGCAGAGCGCTCCTCCCGGATCGTTCCCCGTCACGATCATCGTCCGTCGGTTCGACCCGGACGTCGACGACGAGCCGCGCTGGCAGGACTTCGACGTGATGATGCTCCCGACGGACCGCATCCTCGACGCCCTGCACCAGATCAAGTGGGAGCAGGACGGTTCGCTGACCTTCCGCCGCTCCTGCGCGCACGGCGTGTGCGGCTCGGACGCGATGCGCATCAACGGCCGCAACAGGCTCGCCTGCAAGACCCTGATCAAGGACCTCGACGTGTCGAAGCCGATCTACGTCGAGGCGATCAAGGGCCTGCCGCTCGAGAAGGACCTGGTCGTGGACATGGAGCCGTTCTTCCAGTCCTACCGCGAGGTCCAGCCGTTCCTGCAGGCCTCGAGCAAGCCGGAGAAGGGCAAGGAGCGCGTGCAGTCCGTCGCCGACCGCGCCCGCTTCGACGACACCACGAAGTGCATCCTGTGTGCCGCGTGCACCTCGTCGTGCCCGGTGTTCTGGACCGACGGCCAGTACTTCGGCCCGGCCGCGATCGTGAACGCGCACCGCTTCATCTTCGACTCGCGCGACGACTCGGCGAACGTGCGCCTCGACATCCTCAACGACAAGGAGGGCGTGTGGCGCTGCCGCACGACCTTCAACTGCACCGACGCGTGCCCCCGTGGCATCCAGGTGACGAAGGCGATCTCCGAGGTCAAGCAGGCGATCATGCGCGGCGGCGTGTGA
- a CDS encoding TNT domain-containing protein: MTFAETRPILDQLGYTIRYVQLPGEALTEPPVEGALRVVPTETHGDFALEVVDYGTARRLATARGEEDAVEMLRRFLNRAFPAPRDMPRYELDGLRDRAASTYPQLAQQVGQAGPDGLTIQIPAGVPVDRVGGPDGYLLHPLDTPLAQRSLPPHVAAAPEVHRYVVDRPFLVTVTFVQPWFDQPGGALRFATADRSVTVRDLVVDGSLVRLRVV; this comes from the coding sequence ATGACGTTCGCGGAGACCCGCCCCATCCTCGACCAGCTCGGCTACACGATCCGCTACGTGCAGCTCCCCGGAGAGGCGCTCACCGAGCCGCCGGTGGAGGGTGCACTCCGTGTCGTCCCGACCGAGACGCACGGCGACTTCGCGCTCGAGGTCGTCGACTACGGCACGGCACGTCGCCTGGCCACCGCCCGTGGCGAGGAGGACGCGGTGGAGATGCTCCGCCGGTTCCTCAACCGGGCGTTCCCCGCACCGCGCGACATGCCGCGGTACGAGCTCGACGGGCTCCGTGACCGCGCGGCGTCGACGTACCCGCAGCTGGCGCAGCAGGTCGGGCAGGCCGGCCCCGACGGCCTCACGATCCAGATCCCGGCCGGCGTGCCCGTCGACCGCGTGGGCGGCCCGGACGGGTACCTGCTGCACCCGCTCGACACCCCGCTCGCCCAGCGGTCGCTGCCGCCGCACGTGGCTGCGGCCCCAGAGGTGCACCGCTACGTCGTCGACCGCCCGTTCCTGGTCACCGTGACGTTCGTGCAGCCCTGGTTCGACCAGCCGGGAGGCGCGCTCCGGTTCGCGACGGCCGACCGGTCCGTCACGGTGCGCGACCTGGTCGTGGACGGTTCGCTGGTCCGCCTCCGGGTGGTCTGA
- a CDS encoding DUF805 domain-containing protein, which translates to MSDDQQRGQQPQQPYGQQPPQPYGQPYPQYQQQAPIPTDASGAPPLWAPWYGAGFLDAFARFWKKYARFDGRASRSEFWWWYLANAIVVTVLFGGYIASILVWAAGATTTDEYGTTTTTGGFPGLAVLFAGLLGLWGLATFIPSLALGWRRVHDAGLAGPFWLISFAAGVAGIVFGCLEPNPNGAQYDQPDVPRPQA; encoded by the coding sequence ATGAGCGACGACCAGCAGCGCGGACAGCAGCCGCAGCAGCCGTACGGCCAGCAGCCGCCGCAGCCGTACGGACAGCCGTACCCGCAGTACCAGCAACAGGCACCGATCCCGACGGACGCCAGTGGCGCCCCGCCGCTCTGGGCACCCTGGTACGGCGCCGGCTTCCTCGACGCCTTCGCCCGGTTCTGGAAGAAGTACGCCCGCTTCGACGGACGCGCGAGCCGCAGCGAGTTCTGGTGGTGGTACCTGGCGAACGCCATCGTCGTGACGGTCCTGTTCGGCGGTTACATCGCCTCGATCCTCGTCTGGGCCGCCGGTGCCACCACGACGGACGAGTACGGCACGACGACCACGACCGGCGGCTTCCCCGGGCTCGCGGTCCTCTTCGCCGGTCTGCTCGGCCTGTGGGGACTCGCGACGTTCATCCCGTCCCTCGCACTCGGGTGGCGCCGCGTGCACGACGCCGGTCTCGCCGGGCCCTTCTGGCTGATCTCCTTCGCGGCAGGGGTCGCGGGGATCGTCTTCGGGTGCCTCGAGCCGAACCCCAACGGCGCGCAGTACGACCAGCCGGACGTACCCCGCCCGCAGGCCTGA
- a CDS encoding DUF805 domain-containing protein gives MSDHMTSDQPYPSAPPPQQPCPTAGGEPPRWAPRYGASFGQALGRFFGKYATFSGRASRSEFWWAYLVVTVVGLVLATIPFVYRFATIEYTTVDLSGVEYQVSNPPSPLFWVLLTLPAIWWLATIVPSLALGWRRLHDANLPGALWIIAVFVGIAGIVFGLLPSNPQGARYDRPEGTR, from the coding sequence GTGAGCGACCACATGACGTCCGACCAGCCGTACCCGAGCGCGCCGCCGCCGCAGCAGCCGTGCCCGACAGCGGGCGGAGAACCGCCGCGGTGGGCGCCGCGCTACGGCGCCTCCTTCGGGCAGGCGCTCGGCCGCTTCTTCGGGAAGTACGCGACCTTCTCCGGGCGAGCGAGCCGCAGTGAGTTCTGGTGGGCCTACCTCGTCGTCACCGTCGTGGGACTGGTGCTCGCCACCATCCCCTTCGTGTACCGCTTCGCGACGATCGAGTACACGACAGTCGACCTGAGCGGCGTCGAGTACCAGGTGTCGAACCCGCCGTCGCCGCTGTTCTGGGTGCTGCTGACCCTGCCGGCGATCTGGTGGCTCGCGACGATCGTGCCGTCGTTGGCGCTCGGGTGGCGCCGCCTGCACGACGCGAACCTGCCCGGGGCGCTGTGGATCATCGCGGTGTTCGTCGGTATCGCCGGGATCGTCTTCGGGCTCCTGCCGTCGAACCCGCAGGGCGCACGCTACGACCGACCGGAGGGCACTCGATGA
- a CDS encoding NADP-dependent oxidoreductase, which produces MTKHWVAPEFGGSEVLEHVDTEVPAPGTGEVTIDVRAAGMNPADTKHTRQGDPSDLPIPVGYEVSGVLSAIGPDTEIASGGGAVGDEVLAFRVEGGWAERITVPAADVFAKPALLDHPQAANLLLAGTTAADMIRVTRAEGRDTVLVHGASGAVGVAVLQLLRPLGTRVIGTASERNADTVRRFGGEWVAYGDGLEARIRDLAPSGIDVALDCVGTDEAVDVSLALVADRSRIVTIAAFGRAQQDGFPAVGGNQPESKAFRDSVRQRLVDLAAAGELEVPVARTFPLAEAKAAAELLESQHPGGKLALVP; this is translated from the coding sequence ATGACGAAGCACTGGGTCGCCCCCGAGTTCGGCGGCAGCGAGGTCCTCGAGCACGTCGACACCGAGGTGCCCGCCCCCGGCACCGGCGAGGTCACCATCGACGTCCGGGCGGCGGGCATGAACCCCGCCGACACGAAGCACACCCGGCAGGGCGATCCGTCCGACCTGCCGATCCCGGTCGGGTACGAGGTCTCCGGCGTCCTCAGCGCGATCGGCCCCGACACCGAGATCGCGTCCGGCGGGGGAGCGGTCGGCGACGAGGTCCTCGCCTTCCGCGTCGAGGGCGGCTGGGCGGAACGCATCACCGTCCCCGCTGCCGACGTCTTCGCCAAGCCCGCGTTGCTCGATCACCCCCAGGCGGCGAACCTGCTGCTGGCCGGGACGACCGCAGCCGACATGATCCGCGTCACCCGCGCCGAGGGACGCGACACGGTCCTGGTGCACGGCGCGTCCGGTGCCGTCGGCGTCGCGGTCCTGCAGCTCCTCCGCCCGCTCGGCACCCGCGTGATCGGCACTGCCTCCGAGCGCAACGCCGACACCGTCCGTCGCTTCGGCGGCGAGTGGGTGGCGTACGGCGACGGCCTGGAGGCGCGCATCCGTGACCTCGCACCCTCCGGAATCGACGTGGCCCTCGACTGCGTCGGTACGGACGAGGCGGTCGACGTCTCGCTGGCACTCGTGGCCGACCGCTCCCGCATCGTGACGATCGCGGCCTTCGGCCGCGCGCAGCAGGACGGCTTCCCCGCGGTCGGCGGCAACCAGCCGGAGAGCAAGGCGTTCCGCGACTCGGTGCGGCAGCGGCTGGTCGACCTCGCCGCGGCGGGCGAGCTCGAGGTGCCGGTGGCCCGGACGTTCCCCCTGGCCGAGGCGAAGGCCGCGGCGGAGCTGCTCGAGTCGCAGCACCCCGGTGGGAAGCTCGCGCTCGTGCCGTGA